From Harpia harpyja isolate bHarHar1 chromosome 21, bHarHar1 primary haplotype, whole genome shotgun sequence, one genomic window encodes:
- the PDILT gene encoding LOW QUALITY PROTEIN: protein disulfide-isomerase-like protein of the testis (The sequence of the model RefSeq protein was modified relative to this genomic sequence to represent the inferred CDS: substituted 3 bases at 3 genomic stop codons), which translates to MSTPDVSLSQPSQNLSEEFAEAARQLKKEAPRIQFGKIDVTHXHDLRKEFNIREFPTVKSFVDSSRGDPIDCKGVRQASAFITWVKRRTGPSTVLINSTDQAEAIINADDLAVIGFKSGTDVESFVSPTSVKIFDVPVENHILLFTPANSETFNVIYENYKSAAAEFRGKITFVLVDTNETRNRXGFEYFRIREVDVPATRILNLTSDAKYKMPADEVTVENLKEFCQSYLNGKAKLHVSSEEIPEDWDKMPAKVLVGKNFNRIVFNKIITVFVMFXGPWSYDCRKLLPIWDKLGDQYENHKDIIIAKTDVRANNILSIGLEHYPFFRLFPAGPDYQVRSCWGRMYRHSCTPRGDMCVCLHARACHSEKGVL; encoded by the exons ATGTCTACACCAG ATGTTTCTTTATCTCAACCATCTCAGAACCTGTCTGAAGAATTTGCTGAGGCTGCACGACAGCTTAAAAAAGAAGCTCCAAGAATCCAGTTTGGCAAAATTGATGTCACACACTAACATGATTTGAGAAAAGAATTTAATATTCGAGAGTTTCCCACTGTGAAATCTTTCGTGGATAGCAGCAGGGGAGATCCCATAGACTGCAAAG GAGTCAGACAGGCCTCAGCCTTTATTACATGGGTGAAAAGAAGAACAGGACCTAGCACTGTTTTAATCAACTCTACTGATCAGGCTGAAGCCATCATAAATGCTGATGATTTGGCAGTGATTGGCTTTAAG AGTGGAACAGATGTTGAGTCTTTTGTTTCCCCGACATCTGTGAAGATTTTTGATGTCCCTGTTGAAAATCACATCCTGCTGTTCACCCCAGCGAACTCGGAGACATTCAATGTGATTTATGAAAACTACAAGTCTGCTGCTGCGGAATTTAGAGGAAAG ATAACGTTTGTCTTGGTCGATACTAATGAAACAAGGAATAGATGAGGTTTTGAGTATTTTCGCATCAGGGAGGTTGATGTTCCTGCTACGAGAATCCTAAATCTGACAAGCGATGCAAAGTACAAAATGCCTGCAGATGAGGTGACTGTGGAGAATCTAAAAGAATTTTGCCAGAGCTACctaaatggaaaagcaaag CTACATGTCTCTAGTGAAGAAATTCCAGAGGACTGGGACAAGATGCCTGCTAAAGTGCTTGTTGGGAAGAATTTCAACAGGATTGTCTTCAATAAGATCATAACTGTGTTTGTTATGTTTT aaGGCCCTTGGTCCTATGACTGCAGAAAACTCCTGCCAATCTGGGATAAGCTAGGAGACCAATATGAAAATCACAAAGACATAATCATTGCAAAGACAGATGTCAGAGCAAACAACATCCTGTCCATTGGATTAGAACACTATCCATTCTTCAGACTCTTTCCTGCTGGACCAGATTACCAGGTGAGAAGCTGTTGGGGAAGAATGTACAGACACAGCTGCACACCGAGGggggatatgtgtgtgtgtttgcatgcacGTGCATGTCACAGTGAGAAAGGAGTCCTTTAA